Sequence from the Megalops cyprinoides isolate fMegCyp1 chromosome 9, fMegCyp1.pri, whole genome shotgun sequence genome:
TATGGCCTGAGGGTCAACAGCACACCACAGACACTCTCTTACAAAGCCAATCAGGatcagtctgtgctgtggcGTGGCCCCTccacctttttttctgtcccgTGGGCACCTGGAGAGGGCCCTACCTTCATTTTCTCAGTCTCGGCCTCCTTTGCCAGTTTGTCCACAAGCTCGATGAGGCCACCCACGACCTTCTGAAACTGGCCAATTTCTGTTGAAGGAAGGCAtcgaaaacatttttttgcatgagcAAACACATGGAGGCTGTGAAATAAGTAAATGATCCCATAGACTCCCATAGACAATAAATGATCCCATTGAATCAGTAAATGATCCCAAGCCACCATCTCCTACATCCACTTACTGAACCTGTAATGTGGATGAGGGTATCTGCAAAGCCAGTAAGTAATACTAATCTGTACTACTGGTTGAATGCACCAATCAGGCTGAGTATTGCTTAAGCAGCAGTAGATGCTGTACATGCCGAGAGTGCACAAAGCCACAGCTGATTAGCTTTGCACAGCTGTGCAGTGCTACACTGTACTCACTGTCCACAAAGTCTTTGCACTCCTCCTTGAGCTCTGTGGTCTGCTGGGCCACCTCAGGttccagcacacacagcttGTTTAGCTCATCAAAATGGAGACCAGCCTCAGACAGAGGTTCTTTTGCCATGGCAACTGGGACAAACCCTGAGA
This genomic interval carries:
- the LOC118783294 gene encoding intraflagellar transport protein 20 homolog, whose product is MAKEPLSEAGLHFDELNKLCVLEPEVAQQTTELKEECKDFVDKIGQFQKVVGGLIELVDKLAKEAETEKMKAIGARNLLKSVEKQREAQQQQLQALIVEKKMQLERYRIEYEALSKVEAEQNEFIDQFILQK